From the Achromobacter xylosoxidans A8 genome, the window CTCCACGCCGATGCCTGGGCCGCGGTCAGTGACGGCCACCCAAGCCATGGGAATGCCCTCCACCCGGGTTTCGCCGGTTTCGATGCGGACGGGTTCATTCGCTGGCGAATACTTGATAGCATTGTGGATCAGGTTGCGCACCACCACACTGGTCAAGGGGCGGTCGCAGTAGACCGGCAGGGAGGCGCCGGCCTGCAACATCAGCGCATGCGCCGTATCGGGTTGCATCGCGGTGACGACATCGCGCACCAGATCCGCCATGTCCGCTTGTTCGCCGCGCGGCGTCCACGCCTGTTCGCCCAGCCTGTCCTGATTCAGCAGCTGATCCATGAGTTCGGTCATGCGGGTGACCGAGCGATGGATGCGCGCCAGGCGGTTGTCCACGGCCTCGCCGCTTTCGGCAAGTATCATGTCCAGGGACTGGGCTGCCGCACTGACGGTGGCAAGCGGTGCGCGCAATTCGTGCGAGATTAGCGCGTTCATCTGGCGTTGCGTATCGAGTGCGCCGGCCAGTTCCGCCAGCCTTAGTTCGCCTTGGGCCACGTGTTCCGCATTGTTGTGTTCCTGGACTGCGTGTTTCACTTCCTGTTGCAGGCCACTGGATTGATGGATCGCGAGCAGAACCAAGGCGCTCGATACCAGCAGTAGTCGCGCCAGTTCGGCGACCGTTCCGCCCGCGCCCTGGGGCAACCAGGCGTCATGTCCCAGCAGCCAGACCGATATGCCATAAGCGCCAGCCAAGATCAGCGCGGCTGCGCGTGCGGGTGTTCTGCTTGCCCCGCGGATCAGGAACCAGATGGCCAGCGGCAGGCTGGCGATGGCGCAGGCGCCCGCGATCGCGGCCGATGCGATGCCGTTGCCTGGGTCGTAGGCGATGATCAGCGCCAGTATCGCTACTATCGTCAACGCCGCGCTGGCCCAGCGGCAGGCCGTCGCCAGCTTGGTGGCGGATGCTGCCGCGAGTAGGGGGGCGGTGAGGGCGAGCAAGGCCGCATAGGATCCGGCTTGCAGCGCTGCCGGCGGCAACAGCGTGGGCATGGAGCGGAATACGCCTTCGAGCAGCATGAAGGCCAACCCCGCGCCGTACATGGCATTGCGGGTGGCCGCCCATGCGACGGCACAGGCCACGCCGCAGGCTGCGGCGACGCCGGCCGTCAGGCCCAGATGCAGGTCTTCGTATGACGCGCCCACGCCATAGGCCAGGACCGCGTCGGGGCCGAGCAGGGCGCACAGCAATAGCCCCAGGCGGGGCAGGATGACTGGCCGAACCGCGGGGGCGTCACCGGCGCGGCGCGGGCGCAAAGGCCAGCGTGTGCGAAAAAGCCAACAGATGCGAAGCAGCATGCCTTCCGTCAACTGGAACCCCAGGGATGATCTGGTGCGAGTTCGTGCGTATGGGCGGAGTTTACGACAGGCCCGCGCATGGCATGGACGCCGATGCTCGCCAGGACGTTCTGCGTGGCGAGATCAGGCACGTCTTCGGCGTAGACATCGATATTCAGCGCTGCGGCTGTCGCCACTACGGTGGCGGCGAGGTGCTGGCTGCCCGGGCTGTGGAGCAGGCCTGTGATGAAGCCGCCACATAGCTTCAGGTATGACAAGGGGAACTCATGCAGATGCTCGATGGCGCCGAATTGGTACGACAGCCGGCTTACGCCGACCCGTGCGCCGGCGGCCACGATGATGTCGCAAAGCTGGTGCAGGTCCGCCCCTTGCGCTGCAAGGGCTGCCGCATCGATTTCCACGATCAGGCGTGCGCTCAGGGCGGGGCGGTCAGCCAGCATGCGTTGCAGTCTGGACTGGAATGATGGCTGGGCGATCGAGGCCAGCGATATCGGCACTGCCAGCGCGCCAGGACGCGCGAACAGCCAGTCCAGCCCCAGGCGGATGGCTTGTATGTCGCACTCGGCGGCCAGGCCGAGGCGGACCGCGGGGGGCATGAAGATCGAGGCCGGCACGGGATCGGCGCCGGTGGTGTCGTGCAGGGTCAGGCTGGCTTCGTGGTGCAGCAGGCCGCCGGACAGATCGTGCAGAGGTTGCACGGACAAGGAGAATCTGTGTTGTTCGAGTGCGGTAACCAGGGCGTCGTGCCAACTGTACTCGCCGATGTGCGTGCTGTCCGGCGCTCGGCTGGCCGGCGCGATCTGGTCGTCGTCGGCGCTTTCGGCGCACATCAGGGCGTGGTCCAGGCGCGCCAGCGTGTCGCTCATGCCGTCTCCTGGCGCGTAGGAAGCCATCGCCAGGGCCCAGCGGCAGGACTCATGCTTGTCCATCGGTACACGTAGGGCGCGCAGTTCGCGTCGCACCCGCTCGGCCAGCAGGCTGGCTTGCGGCGCCGAGCTGCGGGGCAGCAGCAGCGCAAAATCAGAACCGCTGATGCGCGCGAGCATGGCCGCCGGCCCGCCGAATTCGGCGACCAGCTTGCGCAGCCGGTCGGCGGATGAGCGCAGCCACTGGTCCGTGAAGGCGCGCGAAAGGTGCCGGTTGATCTGCGCCAGGTCGCGTTGGCGGAACATCAGCAGATGGCCGCCGGCTTCGGGGTCCTTGTCCGCCAGCGCCAGCCTGAACTGATCGACAAAATACTTGCGATTGTGCAGCCGGGTGATGGGGTCCTTGTAGATCTCGCTCTGAAGCGATTCGATCCGGGCATTTTGTTCCTGGACGGTGGCGGCGACCATGCGCTGCGCGTCCACCAGCGCCTGATCGACGCCCGCCAGCTCGCACGTGCCGTTCAAGGTCTTACGGTTGCCCGGGGCCAGCGCGCGCACGCGTTCGCAGATGTCGCGAGAGGTGCGCGCTTCCATCCGCCGCGCGAGATTGAGGGAGAACAAGACCCACAGCAGGCCTGCGGCCAGCACCAGCCCCAGGACCCGCACGCCGCCTTGCCACAAGGTGTCGCGGGCTTCCCGCGAATCCGCCTGCACGGTGACGATACCCCGCGAACTGCCGTCCGGTGCCGCGTAAGGCCGCGACACGGCGGGCGCTTCCATGCTCAACCAGGCGTCGCGCCAATCGTGCTCCCTGGACTGAGAGTCGGTTTGCGGCGTTTGCCGTTCGATGGCGGGCGCGCCCCTTTCGTCGGTAATGCGTACCAGCGCGTAATCTCCGCCCGCGTACAGATCATCCGCCAGCGCCATTCGTTCGTCGGGGCCAGCCGCAGCGTGCGACAAGGCCCAGGCGAGCGCGTTGGCGCCGTCGTCGCTTTGCTGCGTCAACTGCGAGCTCAGATAGCGGTGCGCCGCCAGCATCCCCACCGCCTGCGCGCCGAACAGGACGAGGCCGATCAAAAGTGTGGTGAAGAAAAGTAGCCGGCGGAATGTGGACATGTATTGGGAGGTTCCCTTCCTGGCCGCTGCGTGGCCTGAACTGAGGACTGCCAGGTGTCCGGTTGGAACGGCGTCGGATCGCGATCAGCGCTAGAAGGCCTGGATACGGGGTGTGACACAAGTCACTAATACATCAGTGGAACAGCAATTCTACATGTCACAGAACGTGCCGAATATTACTAAATTCATGCCGCAAGGGGGCAAGCTGTGCAATTATTTCGGTGCGGCCCGGTTTTGAATGACAACTATCGAGACAGGGTGTATTAATTTTTCGGGTGTAGCTGTCGTAAGTAGTAGGGCGAGCATGGCATCAAGGGCCGGCGCTAGCCTTCGTGGCCTATCCCGAACCTTCCGTGAGCAACCAGAATAACCGTAGGAATACAGGGGAAAGAGGCGCGTTGCCTCTGAAGTGTGGCGTTTTTTGCGAAAATAATGCATATTTTAAAAAATGTTACAGTCCTTGGGTTCCTTTTCGAACCGCAACGCCAGGGGCTTATGGATAGGGGGCTTCGTGCGTGAGAGTTACCTGCTCGCACTGTGCCTGACGCTTGCGGGCGCACTTGTAGCGATATGCTGGGTCTTCGTGCGCAGGGAGCGCCTGCTGCGTCAGCGGCTGACGCGCGATGAATTGACCGGTGTCCTGAATCATCAGGAATTGCACCGGCGCGCCCGCGCTTGGCTCAACAATGCCGAGGGCCGCTCGCGCCGCGGCGCATTCTTCCTGGTGAGCTTCGAGCAGTACGCCGAGATCAGCGCCATGTTGCGCGCGGGCGAAGATCAGGCCCTGTTGGTGCAGGTGGCCAACCGCCTGGGCCTGATCTGCCGATCCATGGGCGGCATGGTGGCGCGCTCCGGGACGGATGCGTTCACCGTATGCGCACCCGACGTGGATGAAACGGGCGCGGCCCAGGTGTCGGCCAAGCTGCTGGAAGCCCTGAGCGCGCCTTATGAATTGGGCGGGCGTCCGCTGATGGCCATGTTCCGTGTCGGCACGGCCCTGTATCCCGAGCATGGCCGTAGCGTGGAAGAGCTGCAGCGCTGCGTGCAAGTTGCCTTGCTCCCGCTGAAGGAGCGCGGCGGGCCGGGCTGGAACCTGTTCGATTTCCGCATGCTGGCGCGCCAGCGTGACCAGCAGGGGCTGGAAAACGACCTCCGGCTGGCGCTGACCACACCCGCCATGGAGCAGTTCGAACTGTATTACCAACCGGTCTGTGACAGCGGTACCGGCATGGTGCAGGGATGCGAGGCGCTGCTGCGCTGGCATCACCCCGTGCTCGGCAGCGTGTCGCCTGCCGTCACCATCGAACTGGCCGAACGCAGTGGCCTGATCGTGCCGCTGGGGGCCTGGATACTGGAACGGGCATGTACGCAGGCGGCGCTATGGCCGGCGACCTGGCGCGTGCATGTGAACCTGTCGGTCAAGCAGATGAACGAGGACGGTCTGGTCGAACTCGTGTCGGATGCGCTCGCTGCCGCCAATCTGGCGCCGCGCAAACTGGTGCTGGAAATCACGGAATCACTGTTCATCCTGCACTACGAACGTCATGTGAAAATCCTGAACACGCTGCGGGCGATGGGCATAGGCGTGGCGTTGGACGATTTCGGCTGCGGTTATTCCAGCCTGAACCACCTGCGTTGCCTGCCCATCGATTGGGTCAAAATCGACCGCAGCTTCATTTCCGCGCTCGAGTCCGATGCCGGCAGCCGCGAAGTGGTGTCGGCGCTGTTCGGCCTGTGCCAGGCGATGCATCTGCCCGTGGTGGCGGAAGGCGTTGAAACCGAGGGCCAACGAGAGATCCTGAAGTCCCTGGGATGCCGGGTGATGCAAGGTTTCCTGTTGGGACGTCCCGCGCCGGCCTCCGAAATCCAGGCTTTGGCCTCGGCGGTGTCATAATCGGGGTTGCTTGCAAACCCGACCTCTCGACTCCCTATGCCCGGCAACACCCTAGGTACCCTCTTTACCGTCACCAATTTCGGCGAATCCCACGGGCCGGCCATCGGTTGCGTCGTGGATGGCTGTCCTCCGGGACTGTCGCTGGACGCTGCCGATATCCAGCTCGAACTGGACCGCCGCCGTCCTGGCACGTCCCGCCACGTGACGCAGCGCCAGGAAGCCGATCAGGTGGAAATCCTGTCTGGCGTATACGAGGGAGTGACGACGGGCACGCCTATCGGCCTGCTCATCCGCAACACCGATGCGCGCAGCAAGGATTACTCGAACATCGCGGATACCTTCCGTCCGGGCCATGCCGACTACGCCTACTGGCGTAAGTTCGGGGTGCGCGACCCGCGCGGAGGCGGCCGCTCGTCGGCGCGCCTGACGGCGCCGACGGTAGCGGCGGGCGCCATCGCCAAGAAGTGGCTGGCAGAGCAATACGGTGTCAAGGTGCGCGGCTACATGAGTCAGCTTGGCCCCATCGCGATTCCCTTCGTTTCCTGGGACGAGGTCCCCAATAATCCGTTCTACGCGCCCAACGCCGAGGTCGTGCCGGAACTGGAAGCCTACATGGACCAATTGCGCCGCGACGGCGACTCCGTGGGCGCCCGGATCGAAGTCGTGGCCGAGAACCTTCCCGCGGGCTGGGGGGAACCGATCTATGACCGCCTGGACGCCGACATCGCCCACGTGATGATGGGTTTGAATGCCGTGAAGGGCGTGTCGATCGGCGCGGGCTTCGACAGCATCGCACAGCGAGGCTCGGAGCACGGCGACGAAATTACGCCGGACGGTTTTTTGACCAATAACGCCGGCGGGGTGCTGGGCGGCATTTCAACCGGTCAGCCAGTCACCGTGTCGCTGGCCATCAAGCCGACCTCCAGCATCCGGGTCGAACGCCGCTCCGTGAATCGCGCCAACGATCCGGTCATGGTGCAGACCCTGGGACGCCACGATCCTTGCGTCGGCATCCGCGCCACACCCATCGCCGAAGCAATGCTGGCGCTGGTCCTGATCGACCATGCCTTGCGCCACCGCGGTCAGTGCGGCGATCCGGTAGTCTGATACGCTGTCGTTCTTCGAATCGGCTGGGAGGCCTGCCATGAACCGGAAACGTCATCTGCTGCGCAATGCGGGCGCTGCGCTCGCGCTGGCGGCCCTGGCGGGCTGCACCGGCATGAACACCACGCAGTCGGGCGCCATCGGCGTCAACCGGACCCAATACATGTCCAGCATGGTGCCTTCGCAAGCGCTGGAGCAGGAAGCCACTCAGCAGTACGCCGACATACTCAAGCAGGCGCAGGCCAAGGGCCTGCTGGACCGTGACGCCCAACAGGTTGCGCGGGTTCGCACCATTTCGCAGCGGTTGATCGCGCAGGCGGGAATCTTCCGGCCTGACGCCGCCAGCTGGAAATGGGAAGTGCATGTGCTGTCCAGCAACGAGATCAACGCCTGGTGCATGCCGGGCGGCAAGATCGCCGTCTACACGGGGCTGCTCGGCAAGATCAAACCTACGGACGATGAGTTGGCGGCGGTGCTGGGCCACGAGATTTCGCACGCCTTGCGCGAGCATGCGCGCGAGCGCGTATCCCAGCAGATGGCGACCAACCTGGGGCTGTCGGTGTTGGCTATCGCCACTGGGTCTTCCGCGGCGTCCGACCTGGGCGGGCAGTTCACCAGCGTCATGTTCACGCTGCCCAATAGCCGCACGCATGAAACCGAAGCTGACCGCATGGGCGTGGAGTTGGCAGCCAGGGCGGGCTACGACCCGCGCGCCGCCGTGACGCTGTGGCAGAAGATGGGCGCCGCCGATCAGGGCAGCGCCCCGCCGGAAATCCTGTCGACCCACCCCTCGGCCGCATCGCGCATCAGCGATCTGCAGGCCGCCGCGCAGCAGGTGCTGCCGCTTTACGAACAATCGAAAGGCAAAGCCTCCCGCTAAGGCTGCTGCGGCGGCCGCGGTGGCTTTTGACCGGGGTCTTGGCTGTGGCCGCCTTAGGCCGCGGCCGTCTTGACACCGGGGCCGCGCATGATACCTATGCCCAGCCTGGCCAGAATGCGCTGCGTTTCGGCGTCCGGCACATCCTCGGCATAGACCGCGATCTTCAGGTTGCGTGCGGTTTCCAGCACCGAAGCCGTCAACTGCTGGCTGCCGGGGCTTTGAGACATGCCGCCGACGAAGCCCCCACCCAGTTTCACGTACGACAAGGGCAGCGTGTGCAGTTGCGCCACCGCGCCGAACTGCTGCGCCAGGCGGCGCACACCGATATGCGCGCCGAACTCCGAGGCGACGCGGGCCAGCGTCGCGATCTGCTCGTGGCATTCCACCAGGCCGTGCGCGTCGATTTCCAAGTACAGGCGGCGCGCCAGCGGCCGGTGTTCGGTCAGCAGCAGGGCCAACTGGCGGAAGAATTTCTGGCCTCGCAAGGAGGGCAGCGCCACTCGCACGGCGAGTTCGCCGGTGTTGGCAGCCAGCCAATCCAGCCCCAGGCTGACGGCCTCCAGGTCGCAATCGGCCACCAGGTCCAGGCGCACCGCCGGCGGGATGAACAGCGTGGCGGGAATCGGCACCTGATCGGCGGCAGTGCGCATCATCAGCATCGCTTCGGTGCGGACGATGCTGCCATCGGTGGCTTGGAGGTTTTCCGTGGACAGCTCGAAACGGTGCTCTTCCAGCGCGGATTGGATTGCGTCCTTCCAGGCGCGTTCACCCGATTCCGAAGGCGACTGCATGTCGGTCGCGCCCGCGATCACGACCTGGTCGTTGCCAGCGCTTTCCGCCCGCATCAAGCCGAAGTCCAGGCGCGCGAGCACCGGGCCGGCCTGGCTGCCGTGGCCATAGTCGGTCATGGCCTGCGCCCAGCGGCACAAATGCCCTTCACCCACGGGGATACGCGAAGCGTGCAGGTCGGCGCGTACCTGCTCTGCCACCATCATGGCCTGGGGAGCCGCGCAGCCGGGCAGCAGCAAAGCGAAATCCGAGCCATTCAGGCGGGCCAGCAGGGGCGAGGCCACATGCATGCTCTTGAGGGTGCCGCGGATGCGCTCGCAGGCCGCGCGCAACCACTGGTCGATGAACTCACGCGGCATATGGCGGTTCAGGTCCGCCAGGTCGCGCTGGCGGAACACCAGCACGTGGCCGCCGTCGATGCTGCGTCCCGTCGCGATGGCATGGGTTTCCAGCGCACGGCGGAACTCGTTGACGAAGTACTTGCGGTTAGGCAACCCGGTGACCGGATCTTGGTTCAGTTCCAGCTCCAGCGATTCGATCTTGGCGTTCTGCTCTTCGACGCTGGCATGGATGCGTTCGCGGGTTTGATTCAGGGCCTGCACCACCCCGGACAGTTCAGGCACGCGCGCCTCGACCTGCTCGGTCGGCGATTCCTGGCCGATGCTGCGCACGTGGTCGCTGATTTCGCGCAGCAGGCGATTCTTGATCCAGCCTACCAGCATGAAGGCAAACACGGCCCACAGGATGCCGGCACCCACCACCAAGGCGATCATCTTGAGGCTGCTGCGCCACAGGGCTTCCCAGGCATAGGCGTCGTTCGCGATCAGCGTGACTTCGCCAATCTGACGCCAGCCGTCGCTGACGGCATGGCTGGCCGATTGCGCCGTCAGTGGAGCCAGCGCCTGGAACCAGGCGGGAACCGACGCCGCGGTGGCCGTGGATTTCCGTTCGATCAGGACCTTGCCTTCCGGATCGGCCAGGCGTACCAGCGAGAAGTGTCCGCCGTCGTACAGCGCCGATACCAGCAGCTCTTGCACGACCGGATCATTGTTCGCGGGCTGCGAGAGCGACAACGCCAGCGATACCGCGGCATCGGTGCTCTGCACCTGCAGTTGGCCTGACAGGTATTCCCTGGCGGAGTTCACGCTGAGCGCCAGCGTGCCCAGCAGGATGACGCCGATGGCAAGGGTAACGCTGAGCAATAGCTGTCGAAGTATGGACATAGTCTTATTTCCGGACATCAGGGGCGCACGCCTTCCCGTTCCATGCGTTGAAGTAGATCACGCCAGCGGCTGAGACGGTCAACCGGCGCGGCGGGTTTGCCATCCACGTAGACGCCGTCGGCATTGAAACTGAATACCGGCGTCAGGTCGCGACGCTGAGTGGCGGGCAAAATGGTCGAGATCAGATTGTCCAGCACCAGCGGCACGGCGTTGGGAGTTTCGTAATAGCCCAGCACCATGTGGGCGATCTGGGTGCTGCTTGCGGCGCCGCCGATCCGTGCGCGGACGTAGATGAAGCGCAGCTTGTTGGCCGGCACGCCCAGCGCCAGCAGCGTGAAGTACTTGCCGATAACGTAGTCTT encodes:
- a CDS encoding sensor histidine kinase; the encoded protein is MRPRRAGDAPAVRPVILPRLGLLLCALLGPDAVLAYGVGASYEDLHLGLTAGVAAACGVACAVAWAATRNAMYGAGLAFMLLEGVFRSMPTLLPPAALQAGSYAALLALTAPLLAAASATKLATACRWASAALTIVAILALIIAYDPGNGIASAAIAGACAIASLPLAIWFLIRGASRTPARAAALILAGAYGISVWLLGHDAWLPQGAGGTVAELARLLLVSSALVLLAIHQSSGLQQEVKHAVQEHNNAEHVAQGELRLAELAGALDTQRQMNALISHELRAPLATVSAAAQSLDMILAESGEAVDNRLARIHRSVTRMTELMDQLLNQDRLGEQAWTPRGEQADMADLVRDVVTAMQPDTAHALMLQAGASLPVYCDRPLTSVVVRNLIHNAIKYSPANEPVRIETGETRVEGIPMAWVAVTDRGPGIGVEEQAKIFEPHFRRSAHRETQGMGIGLYLARRICQNQGGSLTMESQVGVGTRFVVTLPSSAPAA
- a CDS encoding EAL domain-containing protein, with the protein product MSTFRRLLFFTTLLIGLVLFGAQAVGMLAAHRYLSSQLTQQSDDGANALAWALSHAAAGPDERMALADDLYAGGDYALVRITDERGAPAIERQTPQTDSQSREHDWRDAWLSMEAPAVSRPYAAPDGSSRGIVTVQADSREARDTLWQGGVRVLGLVLAAGLLWVLFSLNLARRMEARTSRDICERVRALAPGNRKTLNGTCELAGVDQALVDAQRMVAATVQEQNARIESLQSEIYKDPITRLHNRKYFVDQFRLALADKDPEAGGHLLMFRQRDLAQINRHLSRAFTDQWLRSSADRLRKLVAEFGGPAAMLARISGSDFALLLPRSSAPQASLLAERVRRELRALRVPMDKHESCRWALAMASYAPGDGMSDTLARLDHALMCAESADDDQIAPASRAPDSTHIGEYSWHDALVTALEQHRFSLSVQPLHDLSGGLLHHEASLTLHDTTGADPVPASIFMPPAVRLGLAAECDIQAIRLGLDWLFARPGALAVPISLASIAQPSFQSRLQRMLADRPALSARLIVEIDAAALAAQGADLHQLCDIIVAAGARVGVSRLSYQFGAIEHLHEFPLSYLKLCGGFITGLLHSPGSQHLAATVVATAAALNIDVYAEDVPDLATQNVLASIGVHAMRGPVVNSAHTHELAPDHPWGSS
- a CDS encoding putative bifunctional diguanylate cyclase/phosphodiesterase; translated protein: MRESYLLALCLTLAGALVAICWVFVRRERLLRQRLTRDELTGVLNHQELHRRARAWLNNAEGRSRRGAFFLVSFEQYAEISAMLRAGEDQALLVQVANRLGLICRSMGGMVARSGTDAFTVCAPDVDETGAAQVSAKLLEALSAPYELGGRPLMAMFRVGTALYPEHGRSVEELQRCVQVALLPLKERGGPGWNLFDFRMLARQRDQQGLENDLRLALTTPAMEQFELYYQPVCDSGTGMVQGCEALLRWHHPVLGSVSPAVTIELAERSGLIVPLGAWILERACTQAALWPATWRVHVNLSVKQMNEDGLVELVSDALAAANLAPRKLVLEITESLFILHYERHVKILNTLRAMGIGVALDDFGCGYSSLNHLRCLPIDWVKIDRSFISALESDAGSREVVSALFGLCQAMHLPVVAEGVETEGQREILKSLGCRVMQGFLLGRPAPASEIQALASAVS
- the aroC gene encoding chorismate synthase is translated as MPGNTLGTLFTVTNFGESHGPAIGCVVDGCPPGLSLDAADIQLELDRRRPGTSRHVTQRQEADQVEILSGVYEGVTTGTPIGLLIRNTDARSKDYSNIADTFRPGHADYAYWRKFGVRDPRGGGRSSARLTAPTVAAGAIAKKWLAEQYGVKVRGYMSQLGPIAIPFVSWDEVPNNPFYAPNAEVVPELEAYMDQLRRDGDSVGARIEVVAENLPAGWGEPIYDRLDADIAHVMMGLNAVKGVSIGAGFDSIAQRGSEHGDEITPDGFLTNNAGGVLGGISTGQPVTVSLAIKPTSSIRVERRSVNRANDPVMVQTLGRHDPCVGIRATPIAEAMLALVLIDHALRHRGQCGDPVV
- a CDS encoding M48 family metallopeptidase yields the protein MNRKRHLLRNAGAALALAALAGCTGMNTTQSGAIGVNRTQYMSSMVPSQALEQEATQQYADILKQAQAKGLLDRDAQQVARVRTISQRLIAQAGIFRPDAASWKWEVHVLSSNEINAWCMPGGKIAVYTGLLGKIKPTDDELAAVLGHEISHALREHARERVSQQMATNLGLSVLAIATGSSAASDLGGQFTSVMFTLPNSRTHETEADRMGVELAARAGYDPRAAVTLWQKMGAADQGSAPPEILSTHPSAASRISDLQAAAQQVLPLYEQSKGKASR
- a CDS encoding LapD/MoxY N-terminal periplasmic domain-containing protein, giving the protein MSILRQLLLSVTLAIGVILLGTLALSVNSAREYLSGQLQVQSTDAAVSLALSLSQPANNDPVVQELLVSALYDGGHFSLVRLADPEGKVLIERKSTATAASVPAWFQALAPLTAQSASHAVSDGWRQIGEVTLIANDAYAWEALWRSSLKMIALVVGAGILWAVFAFMLVGWIKNRLLREISDHVRSIGQESPTEQVEARVPELSGVVQALNQTRERIHASVEEQNAKIESLELELNQDPVTGLPNRKYFVNEFRRALETHAIATGRSIDGGHVLVFRQRDLADLNRHMPREFIDQWLRAACERIRGTLKSMHVASPLLARLNGSDFALLLPGCAAPQAMMVAEQVRADLHASRIPVGEGHLCRWAQAMTDYGHGSQAGPVLARLDFGLMRAESAGNDQVVIAGATDMQSPSESGERAWKDAIQSALEEHRFELSTENLQATDGSIVRTEAMLMMRTAADQVPIPATLFIPPAVRLDLVADCDLEAVSLGLDWLAANTGELAVRVALPSLRGQKFFRQLALLLTEHRPLARRLYLEIDAHGLVECHEQIATLARVASEFGAHIGVRRLAQQFGAVAQLHTLPLSYVKLGGGFVGGMSQSPGSQQLTASVLETARNLKIAVYAEDVPDAETQRILARLGIGIMRGPGVKTAAA
- a CDS encoding transglutaminase-like cysteine peptidase; amino-acid sequence: MPSSRRFRRTLNLCRLALLCLACGWGGSSALEVNADRLQSLSASRYGAKGSKAVSEWLQLMRSPAPAQERGALTQANDFWNRSLMSGEDITIWKQADYWATPLESLGRGAGDCEDYVIGKYFTLLALGVPANKLRFIYVRARIGGAASSTQIAHMVLGYYETPNAVPLVLDNLISTILPATQRRDLTPVFSFNADGVYVDGKPAAPVDRLSRWRDLLQRMEREGVRP